In Apium graveolens cultivar Ventura chromosome 10, ASM990537v1, whole genome shotgun sequence, the following are encoded in one genomic region:
- the LOC141693151 gene encoding uncharacterized protein LOC141693151 encodes MTSFEHQFAYYQSYRCMPKLSSYSRTGIRQFNYHIVPFRYHLISQNVSLIRHNVCTNFQKLTRCKGQTRPAISMNSEYGNRKTESIQEDTYGKSFWGAVSLIIGTAVGPGMLGLPAATIKSGPVPSTVAIILSWIYVISSILLVAELSFAVMEEDNLAEVSFTALATKTLGSHIGSFVALVYAALSFSLLVACVSGIGSIISQLLPWLNPVIAHALFPSAAGAVICFLPFKATDIANRLLCFIMLFSITSLVAIGLSVGRSSLLGSFLHASWRVSSILPAIPVTVLTLGFHVITPFICKIAGNTVHEARKAILFGGFVPLVMVLSWNLIVLGLTGHSHASISKDPISVLLSVNPSALTAVQGFAFSALATSYIGYAVSFPKQVIDTIDLIFFGSNRNVGNSQSFKGSVKNGDGKVGFVTYSQMCSGDVGRIMYSDASLDVKPRHNLSLLQNIVVPLVLGCPILVASFFRSTFSAALDFAGIYANCFLFGILPPVMAYIYKTSKNQRSFSILPGGDFTLLALVCIAIVLGVWH; translated from the exons ATGACCAGTTTTGAGCATCAGTTTGCTTATTACCAATCCTATAGATGCATGCCTAAATTATCAAGTTATTCTAGAACTGGAATCAGACAGTTTAATTATCACATTGTCCCGTTTCGATATCACTTGATTTCCCAAAACGTATCCCTCATTAGGCACAATGTGTGTACAAATTTCCAGAAACTGACTAGGTGTAAAGGCCAAACTAGACCAGCCATTTCCATGAATTCAGAGTATGGTAATCGGAAAACTGAATCAATTCAAGAAGATACATATGGAAAGAGCTTCTGGGGTGCGGTTAGTTTGATCATTGGCACTGCTGTAGGCCCTGGAATGTTGGGATTGCCTGCTGCAACTATAAAATCAGGCCCTGTTCCATCAACAGTTGCTATTATTCTGTCATGGATTTATGTCATTTCCTCGATTTTGCTTGTGGCAGAGCTCAGTTTTGCGGTTATGGAGGAAGATAATCTTGCTGAGGTGAGCTTTACTGCTCTTGCAACGAAGACTTTAGGAAGTCACATTGGTTCTTTTGTTGCTTTAGTGTATGCGGCCTTGAGTTTTTCTTTGTTAGTGGCTTGTGTTTCGGGTATTGGATCGATAATCTCTCAGTTGTTGCCTTGGTTAAATCCTGTAATTGCTCATGCCTTGTTCCCTTCTGCGGCTGGAGCTGTAATCTGTTTTTTGCCATTCAAGGCCACTGATATTGCTAATAGATTGTTATGCTTCATCATGCTATTTTCCATTACTTCACTAGTAGCTATCGGCTTATCTGTTGGGAGAAGCAGTTTACTTGGTTCCTTTCTACACGCTTCATGGAGGGTCTCTTCGATCTTGCCTGCTATTCCTGTAACTGTACTTACATTGGGATTTCATGTAATCACCCCTTTCATTTGTAAGATTGCGGGGAACACTGTCCATGAAGCTCGAAAAGCAATTCTTTTTGGTGGTTTTGTTCCACTGGTCATGGTTCTGTCATGGAATCTGATTGTTCTTGGCCTTACCGGGCATAGTCATGCCTCAATATCTAAAGACCCTATATCAGTGCTGCTCTCAGTTAACCCGTCTGCACTGACAGCGGTTCAAGGTTTTGCATTTTCAGCTCTGGCAACCAGCTATATAGGATATGCTGTTAGCTTTCCAAAGCAGGTGATTGATACCATAGACTTAATTTTTTTTGGATCAAACAGAAATGTAGGGAACTCTCAATCTTTTAAAGGTTCTGTTAAGAACGGAGATGGAAAAGTTGGTTTCGTTACCTATTCCCAAATGTGCAGCGGGGATGTGGGGAGGATTATGTACAGTGATGCTTCATTAGATGTTAAGCCACGACATAATCTGAGCTTGTTACAGAACATTGTAGTGCCGCTTGTACTAGGCTGTCCAATTCTTGTGGCATCATTCTTCCGCTCAACCTTTTCAGCTGCACTCGACTTTGCTGGCATCTATGCAAATTGTTTTCTGTTTGGCATTCTTCCTCCAGTAATGGCTTACATCTATAAAACCAGCAAAAATCAAAG GTCATTCTCCATTTTGCCTGGAGGAGATTTCACACTTCTAGCTCTTGTATGCATTGCCATTGTCTTGGGTGTATGGCATTAA
- the LOC141693152 gene encoding U11/U12 small nuclear ribonucleoprotein 65 kDa protein isoform X1, with translation MSGVPPAQFFTPQVPQHYGYQGVAEVQPMQKAAEEGVATLLIRHLPEAIPNDTLHKLFSYYGASSVRACTSGRVRNCAFVDFTNEALALQALRQLNGLRFLGKVLSVERASRPTENSKAQLEAQPKKESTSSTNDAPVGRGPNSEAKIGSLPGSEPIAERLGVDYPFPPHLEYAYPPPDGNILTNILNALIAVPRFYTQVLHLMNKMNIPAPFRMALPTPPLPPSVPEPLPPPPPPLPPAIPESTNFSYLSSGESEMESSEEEAGDSEHYKGVLKTVRRKRKRNKREDIVGPAVDKDVDHEAVGLKQATLTAKEIPMIKKNNPVLQIKIAPRQIQNDEKDDSASKVESDKNNFNPKPCATLEELEKGKLPPEEILSLPMFKNYTAGNPTNVLYIKNLSKDVIADDFYFIFGAFFESIAGAKSNLSIKLMQEGRMRGQAFLTFPSIEIAHHALANQLKLLNNMWRRFWDKSQIIRNNVRDR, from the exons ATGTCTGGTGTTCCTCCTGCTCAATTTTTTACTCCGCAAGTTCCGCAGCATTATGGGTATCAAGGGGTGGCAGAAGTGCAGCCAATGCAGAAGGCTGCTGAGGAGGGAGTAGCTACTCTTTTGATTCGTCACCTCCCGGAAGCTATTCCTAATGATACCTTGCATAAGCTCTTTTCGTATTATGGTGCTTCTTCTGTACGTGCTTGTACTAGTGGGAG AGTAAGGAACTGTGCTTTTGTGGATTTCACAAATGAGGCTCTTGCACTTCAAGCACTACGCCAATTGAATGG ATTGCGGTTTCTTGGTAAAGTCTTGTCAGTGGAGAGAGCTAGCAGACCAACAGAGAATAGTAAAGCCCAACTTGAAGCTCAGCCAAAGAAGGAGTCCACATCTTCAACGAATGATGCTCCCGTTGGGAGAGGTCCGAATTCAGAAGCCAAGATAGGCTCCTTACCTGGTAGTGAACCCATAGCTGAAAGACTTGGCGTTGACTACCCATTCCCTCCCCACCTTGA GTATGCCTACCCTCCGCCAGATGGAAACATACTAACTAACATTCTTAATGCGCTTATTGCTGTTCCTCGATTCTACACGCAG GTGTTGCACTTGATGaacaaaatgaatattccagcTCCATTTCGTATGGCATTGCCCACTCCACCTCTGCCACCATCAGTACCTGAGCCTCTCCCACCTCCaccacctccactaccaccagCTATACCAGAGAGTACAAATTTTTCGTATCTGTCTAGTGGTGAATCAGAGATGGAGTCCTCAGAAGAG GAGGCAGGCGATTCAGAACACTATAAAGGAGTGCTAAAAACGGTGAGACGTAAGCGCAAACGCAACAAGAGAGAAGATATTGTTGGCCCTGCAGTTGACAAGGATGTGGATCATGAGGCTGTTGGGTTGAAACAGGCTACCTTGACTGCTAAAGAAATCCCAATGATAAAAAAGAACAACCCTGTCCTACAG ATCAAAATAGCTCCTAGACAAATTCAAAATGACGAAAAAGATGATAGTGCATCAAAAGTAGAGTCTGACAAAAATAATTTCAATCCCAAACCATGTGCAACTTTAGAAGAACTGGAAAAAGGAAAGTTGCCTCCTGAAGAAATCCTTTCACTTCCAATGTTCAAG AACTATACAGCTGGGAACCCGACTAATGTGCTGTACATAAAAAACTTATCAAAAGATGTGATTGCTGATGACTTTTACTTCATATTCG GAGCTTTTTTTGAGAGCATTGCTGGAGCTAAATCAAATCTGAGCATCAAATTAATGCAG GAGGGAAGAATGAGGGGTCAAGCTTTTCTAACGTTCCCTTCTATTGAAATTGCTCATCATGCACTG GCAAATCAGCTGAAACTGTTGAATAATATGTGGAGGAGATTTTGGGATAAATCACAGATCATACGCAACAATGTGCGTGATAGGTGA
- the LOC141693152 gene encoding U11/U12 small nuclear ribonucleoprotein 65 kDa protein isoform X2 has product MSGVPPAQFFTPQVPQHYGYQGVAEVQPMQKAAEEGVATLLIRHLPEAIPNDTLHKLFSYYGASSVRACTSGRVRNCAFVDFTNEALALQALRQLNGLRFLGKVLSVERASRPTENSKAQLEAQPKKESTSSTNDAPVGRGPNSEAKIGSLPGSEPIAERLGVDYPFPPHLEYAYPPPDGNILTNILNALIAVPRFYTQVLHLMNKMNIPAPFRMALPTPPLPPSVPEPLPPPPPPLPPAIPESTNFSYLSSGESEMESSEEEAGDSEHYKGVLKTVRRKRKRNKREDIVGPAVDKDVDHEAVGLKQATLTAKEIPMIKKNNPVLQIKIAPRQIQNDEKDDSASKVESDKNNFNPKPCATLEELEKGKLPPEEILSLPMFKNYTAGNPTNVLYIKNLSKDVIADDFYFIFGAFFESIAGAKSNLSIKLMQEGRMRGQAFLTFPSIEIAHHALNVVNGYVYKGKPMIIQFGRNASAAK; this is encoded by the exons ATGTCTGGTGTTCCTCCTGCTCAATTTTTTACTCCGCAAGTTCCGCAGCATTATGGGTATCAAGGGGTGGCAGAAGTGCAGCCAATGCAGAAGGCTGCTGAGGAGGGAGTAGCTACTCTTTTGATTCGTCACCTCCCGGAAGCTATTCCTAATGATACCTTGCATAAGCTCTTTTCGTATTATGGTGCTTCTTCTGTACGTGCTTGTACTAGTGGGAG AGTAAGGAACTGTGCTTTTGTGGATTTCACAAATGAGGCTCTTGCACTTCAAGCACTACGCCAATTGAATGG ATTGCGGTTTCTTGGTAAAGTCTTGTCAGTGGAGAGAGCTAGCAGACCAACAGAGAATAGTAAAGCCCAACTTGAAGCTCAGCCAAAGAAGGAGTCCACATCTTCAACGAATGATGCTCCCGTTGGGAGAGGTCCGAATTCAGAAGCCAAGATAGGCTCCTTACCTGGTAGTGAACCCATAGCTGAAAGACTTGGCGTTGACTACCCATTCCCTCCCCACCTTGA GTATGCCTACCCTCCGCCAGATGGAAACATACTAACTAACATTCTTAATGCGCTTATTGCTGTTCCTCGATTCTACACGCAG GTGTTGCACTTGATGaacaaaatgaatattccagcTCCATTTCGTATGGCATTGCCCACTCCACCTCTGCCACCATCAGTACCTGAGCCTCTCCCACCTCCaccacctccactaccaccagCTATACCAGAGAGTACAAATTTTTCGTATCTGTCTAGTGGTGAATCAGAGATGGAGTCCTCAGAAGAG GAGGCAGGCGATTCAGAACACTATAAAGGAGTGCTAAAAACGGTGAGACGTAAGCGCAAACGCAACAAGAGAGAAGATATTGTTGGCCCTGCAGTTGACAAGGATGTGGATCATGAGGCTGTTGGGTTGAAACAGGCTACCTTGACTGCTAAAGAAATCCCAATGATAAAAAAGAACAACCCTGTCCTACAG ATCAAAATAGCTCCTAGACAAATTCAAAATGACGAAAAAGATGATAGTGCATCAAAAGTAGAGTCTGACAAAAATAATTTCAATCCCAAACCATGTGCAACTTTAGAAGAACTGGAAAAAGGAAAGTTGCCTCCTGAAGAAATCCTTTCACTTCCAATGTTCAAG AACTATACAGCTGGGAACCCGACTAATGTGCTGTACATAAAAAACTTATCAAAAGATGTGATTGCTGATGACTTTTACTTCATATTCG GAGCTTTTTTTGAGAGCATTGCTGGAGCTAAATCAAATCTGAGCATCAAATTAATGCAG GAGGGAAGAATGAGGGGTCAAGCTTTTCTAACGTTCCCTTCTATTGAAATTGCTCATCATGCACTG AATGTGGTAAATGGATATGTGTACAAAGGCAAGCCAATGATTATTCAGTTTGGCCGGAATGCTTCAGCAGCAAAATAA
- the LOC141692156 gene encoding uncharacterized protein LOC141692156, whose protein sequence is MLFVDDSYLFCKADLIEASTVLEILETYERASGQQVNRSKSSIFYSTNVLDYNKQPIGQILKMSEASMHSTYLGLPNIVGRNKSAMLGYLKDKANTKIRSWNVNHVSRADFFHATAGHNPSFIWRSLLEAKQLLRDGTRWRIGDGTIIQILDQPWLLSNDCPYITSSPDPLHNKMVDSLMCLNEKSWDMEVLSDVLNERDQSYVLDIPLSESNHSDTWFWLHEDSGIYSVKSAYKFLQSQKRSWNVNENDRIWQVLWKIKAPPKSLNLVWRALSNCLPTLVQLQMKRVQVQAICPQCQGEPQTTLHALVQCPFASQCWSIMFPSVQVNVSSCFNSWLVTLLSSVNARVQAKIITLCWVIWRARNDRVWNQKSSSANKTVAAARQYLTQWTETQCRSFVTPLQPYVEGDGASKWVKHQSNKVKVSVDAIVFEEWGGVGFGMIARDSRGSWLKLERYFTLGWFLR, encoded by the exons ATGTTGTTTGTCGACGACTCATACCTATTTTGTAAAGCAGATCTTATTGAAGCTTCGACAGTTTTAGAGATTTTGGAGACTTATGAAAGAGCATCTGGGCAGCAGGTAAACAGGTCCAAGTCATCGATCTTTTACAGCACTAATGTGCTAGATTACAATAAACAGCCCATTGGTCAAATTTTGAAGATGTCTGAAGCTAGCATGCACTCTACTTATCTGGGATTGCCAAATATTGTTGGCCGAAATAAATCTGCAATGTTAGGTTATCTCAAGGACAAAGCTAATACAAAGATCCGCAGTTGGAACGTTAACCATGTATCACGAGCTG ACTTCTTTCATGCAACGGCAGGTCATAACCCGAGCTTTATCTGGAGAAGTTTACTCGAAGCAAAGCAGCTACTCCGGGATGGAACTCGTTGGAGAATCGGGGATGGCACAATCATTCAAATTTTAGATCAACCGTGGCTCTTGTCAAATGATTGTCCGTATATTACTTCGTCTCCAGATCCTCTTCATAACAAAATGGTGGATTCGTTGATGTGCCTAAACGAAAAGAGTTGGGACATGGAAGTTCTGTCGGATGTTCTCAATGAAAGGGATCAGTCATATGTTTTAGATATCCCTCTGTCAGAGTCGAATCACAGTGATACTTGGTTCTGGCTTCATGAGGACTCTGGTATTTACTCTGTGAAATCAGCTTATAAGTTTCTCCAGTCTCAAAAGAGGTCATGGAATGTTAATGAGAATGATAGAATCTGGCAGGTTCTTTGGAAGATAAAGGCCCCTCCAAAATCTCTGAATTTAGTCTGGCGCGCTCTTTCAAATTGTCTGCCAACTCTAGTTCAACTTCAGATGAAACGTGTGCAAGTCCAGGCTATATGCCCTCAGTGCCAAGGTGAACCTCAAACAACTTTGCATGCACTGGTGCAATGTCCATTTGCATCCCAGTGCTGGTCCATTATGTTTCCCAGCGTCCAGGTTAATGTTTCTTCATGCTTTAATTCTTGGCTGGTCACTCTTCTATCTTCTGTCAATGCTCGGGTTCAAGCGAAAATTATCACTCTCTGCTGGGTAATCTGGAGAGCAAGGAATGATCGTGTCTGGAATCAAAAATCATCTTCGGCTAATAAAACAGTTGCTGCAGCAAGGCAGTACCTTACACAATGGACTGAAACCCAATGTAGGTCGTTTGTAACTCCTCTTCAGCCCTACGTAGAAGGAGATGGAGCTTCTAAATGGGTTAAACATCAATCGAACAAAGTTAAGGTATCAGTTGACGCAATTGTTTTTGAAGAGTGGGGTGGTGTTGGTTTTGGAATGATTGCCAGAGATTCTAGGGGGAGTTGGTTGAAGCTCGAGCGCTATTTCACCCTCGGCTGGTTTCTCCGTTGA